A portion of the Bdellovibrio bacteriovorus genome contains these proteins:
- a CDS encoding RDD family protein: MDPFEEFEFKPLTDGLGFHKKKPAANNAAAMTSIEETNPKADPFAKNSLKTKGLELLEEPGADPLRPPLPRKGRTPLPTAPGNLTEVGGDGSAAVDEILKTLQKNRRLDFETPKEKISQTTPKLELKKSVWSFSAAILDAMLVVAASLLCMIVVLVATKADLIGNLSNPDGQGMLYLSLFSVFAGVCFIYLVGNRVFVGCTPGEWAFDQCVGKPEELNTSSYTLSVLARSLLVIATGFITLPILSVLMNKDIAGNITGARLFKKA; this comes from the coding sequence ATGGATCCCTTCGAAGAATTTGAGTTTAAGCCCCTCACGGATGGTCTAGGTTTTCACAAAAAGAAACCGGCAGCCAACAATGCGGCCGCAATGACTTCAATCGAAGAAACCAACCCGAAAGCAGATCCTTTTGCGAAAAATTCCCTAAAAACCAAAGGTCTTGAATTATTGGAAGAGCCAGGTGCAGACCCACTTCGTCCACCACTCCCTCGTAAAGGTCGCACTCCATTGCCAACCGCTCCAGGAAACTTAACTGAAGTCGGCGGTGATGGTTCTGCGGCCGTTGACGAAATTCTTAAGACGTTGCAAAAAAACCGCCGTCTTGATTTCGAAACACCGAAAGAAAAAATCTCTCAAACAACGCCTAAGCTTGAACTGAAAAAATCGGTATGGAGTTTTTCAGCCGCTATTTTAGATGCGATGTTAGTGGTTGCGGCCTCGTTGCTTTGCATGATCGTAGTTTTAGTAGCAACGAAAGCGGATCTTATCGGGAATCTTTCTAATCCTGATGGTCAAGGCATGCTTTATCTATCGCTGTTTAGCGTCTTTGCGGGTGTGTGCTTTATTTACCTTGTGGGCAATCGTGTTTTTGTCGGCTGCACTCCGGGTGAATGGGCCTTTGATCAATGTGTGGGTAAACCGGAAGAGCTCAATACCAGCTCTTACACTTTATCCGTCCTTGCGAGATCTTTACTTGTGATCGCGACAGGATTTATCACCCTACCAATTTTGTCTGTTTTGATGAATAAAGACATCGCCGGAAATATCACTGGCGCACGTCTGTTTAAGAAAGCTTAG
- a CDS encoding Hsp70 family protein, whose translation MATDTILSIDFGTSNSLVGAHHEGRRYEALPIDPMAADPTMMRTLLFFPHPDLCYYGSEAISQYIEQDMEGRLFRSFKSHLPNKNYLGTMLNNRILTLESLVGVFLLELKKRAEKILNTKIEKAVIGKPARYSMDSVADGFALHRMQKAAAFAGFKDVQFVPEPLAAAFDYRRSLKSEKIVLIGDFGGGTSDFTVIRLRPEGFKKEDVLAIDGCPLAGDALDSVFMSHRLSDYFGAKSRYRLPMGSNVLTMPLAVTQRLNHPAHIVHLKEKETYEFIREVKKCSLTQKDADAVERLFVLIEDQQIFPFFESIEKTKRALSQEPQTEFKFNYPGLELTEPFTIAQFIEWSSQTKEKIFSALDRCLETAGLKTEDVDLVCLTGGTAKVPFIQNELETRFGKNRLQTQSHFHSVLSGLTESANFWSQGVL comes from the coding sequence ATGGCTACAGACACGATCCTCTCTATAGACTTTGGCACAAGCAATTCCCTGGTCGGCGCTCATCATGAAGGACGTCGTTATGAAGCTTTGCCTATTGATCCGATGGCCGCTGATCCTACAATGATGAGGACTCTTCTGTTTTTCCCCCATCCCGATCTTTGTTATTATGGTTCGGAAGCCATTTCCCAGTACATAGAACAAGACATGGAAGGACGCCTTTTTAGGTCGTTCAAATCCCATCTGCCCAACAAAAACTATCTGGGAACCATGCTGAATAATCGCATTCTGACCCTTGAAAGCTTGGTGGGAGTTTTTCTTTTAGAGCTAAAAAAACGGGCAGAGAAAATCTTGAACACCAAGATAGAAAAAGCCGTGATTGGAAAACCTGCACGCTATTCGATGGATTCCGTGGCTGATGGTTTTGCTCTTCATCGTATGCAAAAAGCCGCGGCTTTCGCCGGCTTTAAAGACGTGCAATTCGTGCCAGAACCTTTGGCCGCCGCTTTTGATTATCGCCGCAGTTTGAAGTCCGAAAAGATTGTCCTCATTGGTGACTTCGGCGGTGGTACATCGGACTTCACGGTGATTCGCTTACGCCCCGAGGGCTTTAAAAAAGAAGATGTGCTAGCCATCGATGGTTGTCCCCTTGCCGGTGACGCGCTAGACAGCGTTTTTATGAGCCATCGCCTCAGTGATTATTTTGGAGCAAAATCCCGATATCGCCTGCCGATGGGAAGCAATGTTTTAACGATGCCCTTAGCCGTCACTCAACGCCTGAATCATCCTGCTCACATTGTGCATCTTAAAGAAAAAGAAACTTACGAATTCATTCGCGAAGTAAAGAAATGCTCGCTAACGCAAAAAGATGCCGACGCCGTGGAACGACTGTTTGTGCTGATCGAAGATCAACAGATCTTTCCCTTTTTCGAATCAATTGAAAAAACCAAACGGGCACTTTCACAAGAACCGCAGACCGAATTCAAATTTAATTATCCGGGATTAGAGCTGACCGAACCGTTTACCATCGCACAATTCATCGAATGGTCCTCGCAAACAAAAGAAAAAATCTTTTCCGCTCTGGACCGCTGCCTAGAAACTGCGGGTCTAAAAACCGAGGATGTTGATCTGGTTTGTTTAACCGGCGGAACCGCCAAAGTGCCCTTTATCCAGAACGAGCTAGAAACCCGTTTTGGAAAAAATCGCCTGCAAACTCAAAGTCACTTTCACTCGGTTCTTTCAGGATTAACAGAATCGGCCAACTTTTGGTCCCAAGGCGTTCTTTAA
- a CDS encoding class I SAM-dependent rRNA methyltransferase — protein MMTVWRLRQGADKRIRSGHPWVFSNELSQSPKGLIPGTPIELQDAKGQFLARGYGNPHSLIAFRALSFNSQEEQPTGFDFLQNKILNAWQVRKAAGFRGSFRLAFGESDYIPGLVLDYYLVRQNGKQAQVFAAQLVTAGMNEALKEAETFFKGLIEKAHKRGLSSFAWQDSAVVIRNDVNIRKLEGLNVEEPKTVKDIEGMDLSDIEILLNAAGDDGLISMSCDLKEGQKTGFFLDQTHNIYLAVNLFKNWAKTQEKRTLRVLDLCCYVGHWSTQITRALRHLGFDVEVSIVDVSKSALAFAKKNAEREGANVIVHEMDVSEGLTQLAASHYDIVIADPPAFIKSKKDIPIGKHAYVKMNTQAFRVVKKNGFVASCSCSGLLEEEEFRDAIRKAALRNHSEIRSVLRGGHAADHPTLMQFPEGFYLKMYVHYV, from the coding sequence ATGATGACTGTATGGCGTTTACGTCAAGGTGCTGATAAGCGCATTCGCAGCGGGCACCCGTGGGTGTTTTCAAATGAACTTTCACAAAGCCCTAAGGGCTTGATTCCGGGAACTCCGATCGAATTGCAAGATGCAAAAGGTCAATTTTTGGCTCGCGGTTACGGGAATCCTCATTCTTTAATTGCGTTTCGTGCTTTAAGTTTTAATAGCCAAGAAGAACAACCGACGGGTTTTGATTTTTTGCAGAATAAGATTTTAAACGCGTGGCAAGTGCGTAAAGCGGCGGGCTTTCGCGGCAGTTTCCGCTTAGCTTTCGGTGAATCTGACTACATTCCGGGTTTGGTTTTAGATTATTACCTGGTTCGCCAAAATGGCAAACAGGCTCAGGTCTTTGCCGCGCAGTTAGTGACTGCCGGAATGAATGAAGCCTTAAAAGAAGCCGAAACTTTCTTTAAAGGCTTGATTGAAAAAGCGCACAAGCGAGGTTTGTCGAGCTTTGCTTGGCAAGACAGTGCGGTGGTTATTCGGAATGACGTCAATATTCGTAAACTTGAGGGCCTTAATGTCGAAGAGCCCAAAACGGTCAAAGACATTGAAGGTATGGATCTCAGTGATATTGAAATCCTGCTCAATGCGGCCGGTGACGACGGTTTGATTTCGATGAGCTGTGATCTTAAAGAGGGTCAAAAAACCGGATTCTTTTTAGATCAAACGCACAATATTTATTTAGCGGTGAATCTTTTTAAGAATTGGGCAAAAACCCAAGAAAAGCGCACCCTTCGTGTTTTAGATCTATGCTGTTACGTCGGGCATTGGTCGACTCAGATCACCCGTGCATTAAGACACCTTGGATTTGATGTTGAAGTTTCGATCGTCGACGTTTCTAAGTCCGCATTGGCTTTTGCTAAAAAGAACGCAGAACGTGAAGGCGCGAATGTTATCGTTCATGAAATGGATGTTTCTGAAGGACTCACCCAGTTAGCGGCTTCTCATTACGACATCGTGATTGCCGATCCTCCGGCGTTTATTAAATCCAAAAAAGATATTCCCATTGGTAAACATGCTTACGTGAAAATGAACACTCAGGCTTTCCGTGTCGTAAAAAAGAACGGCTTTGTGGCCTCGTGTTCTTGTTCGGGTTTGTTAGAAGAAGAAGAGTTCCGCGATGCTATCAGAAAAGCGGCCCTCCGCAATCACTCAGAAATCAGAAGTGTTCTGCGTGGTGGGCATGCCGCGGATCATCCGACATTGATGCAGTTTCCAGAGGGTTTCTATTTAAAGATGTACGTTCACTACGTTTAA
- a CDS encoding esterase-like activity of phytase family protein yields the protein MKFLVCFVILTLAHAAQAMKLEYIGETAIKTGTKFAKTEIGGLSGIAYHDGVLYALSDDKGRINNERFYAFTLKLDKKKITLDPKSVHELSGLPLKDGKKPGLDPEGLVRLFDGTFLISSEGNNDAKPREMSRIFHIDATGKWLLDLPVPDKFLPEETGKQTKGVQNNASFEGLTASPDGKFVFAGIEKALQQDVVANEEDKGDFIRIIKYEKGEKFKVTAEYAYKIDALMTDNLPKEIFRGVSEILAVSDTKILVMERGAKISPKKIWTSSIGIYLADFSKATDISGMEKLVPAKVTPATKTKLIDFELDLKTQRKDKPVDNFEALAWGPILPDGRKTLLVMSDNNFSKTQITELIVFAVEGE from the coding sequence ATGAAGTTCTTGGTTTGTTTTGTGATTCTGACACTTGCGCATGCCGCGCAAGCGATGAAGTTAGAGTACATTGGAGAGACTGCGATTAAGACCGGAACCAAGTTTGCAAAAACTGAAATCGGCGGTCTTTCGGGAATCGCGTATCATGACGGTGTTTTGTATGCTTTGTCCGACGACAAGGGGCGCATCAACAACGAACGATTTTATGCGTTTACCCTGAAACTTGATAAAAAGAAAATCACGCTAGATCCCAAATCCGTTCATGAGTTGTCGGGATTGCCACTTAAAGATGGCAAAAAGCCGGGACTTGATCCGGAAGGCTTGGTTCGTTTATTTGACGGAACTTTTTTAATTTCATCTGAAGGCAATAACGACGCTAAACCGCGAGAGATGTCGCGCATCTTTCACATCGATGCCACCGGTAAATGGCTTTTAGATCTTCCGGTCCCCGACAAGTTCTTGCCGGAAGAAACGGGGAAGCAAACTAAAGGCGTGCAGAACAACGCTTCTTTTGAAGGTTTGACGGCAAGCCCTGACGGGAAGTTTGTTTTTGCCGGCATTGAAAAAGCTTTGCAGCAAGATGTGGTTGCCAACGAAGAAGACAAGGGTGATTTCATTCGTATTATCAAATACGAAAAAGGTGAAAAGTTTAAAGTCACCGCCGAATACGCATATAAGATTGATGCGCTTATGACGGACAATCTGCCTAAAGAAATTTTCCGCGGGGTTTCGGAAATTTTGGCCGTTTCAGATACCAAGATTTTGGTGATGGAGCGGGGGGCGAAGATCAGTCCTAAGAAAATTTGGACTTCAAGTATCGGTATCTACTTGGCTGATTTTTCTAAGGCGACGGATATCAGCGGCATGGAAAAGTTAGTTCCCGCCAAAGTGACGCCGGCGACAAAGACGAAGTTGATTGATTTTGAACTGGATTTAAAAACTCAACGCAAAGACAAGCCCGTGGATAATTTTGAAGCACTGGCTTGGGGACCGATTTTACCTGATGGTCGAAAAACTTTGCTGGTGATGTCAGATAATAATTTTAGCAAAACACAAATCACGGAACTGATCGTGTTCGCCGTTGAAGGGGAATAA
- a CDS encoding SLBB domain-containing protein: MFVKFLRLTMAFVFAMMTCLTTAQAQDIGLLNDIKPPQQSAEYIYRSSPKESMINVQLLGAVGRPGIYYIPANTDLLKLITLAGGTTSGGDLGEILVRKMEPKTWANLESKAINEYQGAFEIDAEKLIKYGGARNLKLQQDDFIYVPPRTSWVSNETARGITVVSMILSIALTAILIDNNSRK; the protein is encoded by the coding sequence ATGTTCGTTAAGTTTTTACGATTAACCATGGCCTTTGTATTCGCAATGATGACCTGCCTCACCACGGCTCAGGCACAAGATATTGGGCTGCTAAACGACATCAAGCCTCCGCAGCAGTCCGCTGAATACATTTACCGATCTTCGCCCAAAGAATCCATGATCAATGTGCAGCTTTTAGGGGCCGTAGGCCGTCCCGGTATCTATTATATCCCGGCGAACACGGATCTTCTAAAGTTGATCACCTTGGCGGGGGGAACAACCAGTGGGGGCGACCTGGGTGAGATTCTTGTGCGCAAGATGGAGCCTAAAACTTGGGCAAATCTGGAATCTAAAGCCATCAATGAATACCAAGGCGCTTTTGAAATCGATGCCGAAAAGCTGATCAAATACGGGGGCGCTCGCAATCTTAAACTGCAACAAGATGATTTTATCTATGTTCCGCCCAGAACTTCATGGGTCAGCAATGAAACAGCTCGGGGAATCACGGTGGTTTCGATGATTTTAAGTATTGCCTTGACCGCCATCCTTATCGATAACAACTCAAGAAAATAA
- the rfaE2 gene encoding D-glycero-beta-D-manno-heptose 1-phosphate adenylyltransferase — protein sequence MGQVLSQDQIPSALAPLRAQNKKIVFTNGVFDLLHVGHVRYLQEASRLGDALFIGVNADASVKRLKGPTRPIQNENDRAEILAALGAVAFTCIFTEDTPANLIEMVRPDILVKGGDWKIETIVGAPFVMSYGGKVMSLQFVDGKSTTKIIEKSQLD from the coding sequence ATGGGCCAAGTTCTTAGTCAGGATCAAATCCCATCTGCCTTGGCTCCTCTTCGTGCGCAAAATAAAAAAATTGTCTTCACCAATGGCGTCTTTGATCTTCTGCATGTGGGTCATGTTCGCTATCTTCAAGAAGCGAGCCGCTTGGGCGATGCTTTATTTATTGGGGTGAATGCCGATGCTAGCGTGAAGCGCCTTAAAGGCCCCACTCGTCCTATTCAAAATGAAAATGACCGTGCAGAGATCTTAGCTGCTTTAGGTGCGGTGGCTTTCACATGTATCTTTACTGAAGACACTCCGGCGAATCTGATTGAAATGGTTCGCCCTGATATCTTAGTCAAAGGTGGCGACTGGAAAATCGAAACTATTGTGGGCGCACCTTTTGTAATGTCTTATGGCGGCAAGGTCATGTCATTGCAATTTGTCGATGGCAAATCGACGACGAAAATTATTGAAAAATCTCAACTAGATTAA
- a CDS encoding O-antigen ligase family protein, whose amino-acid sequence MIKARDGRILFLIKALVAMIFIAKISLGSFLPVPRNFSFILFQAGLHPVVNVFLCVLFGVPLLLLFLKVRDRYSLSPFYKLFLFLLTLTLSVQTVLQTHFVNTQESTILQLGAAGMAIFMIMVYGVAIPSLWSPEDFVRFVQRWSGTLVLISLALLLVAPGAVFKGGRFIGIFKHIPHMVTCATIAFVFSLGTFLVETKSKHKIWNALIIFTSFVAVVLTGTRSSAAAALLAFVVTMIMHKTQSNQGRIFKFAFISLFVTFTLFFGPTVYEFAQGIATGQNSLGNREAQDGVASRWEEVERGSEIFMEEPWLGHGLLSKFAAGNDVDVSNYNAMKDPHNIFISAGVIGGWPFLALSGFALLIMTIGALKTLMVSDISKRQIAIYLLAHIPILVIYHVHLSIGGMADRMYWMVFGFVAASTLRSIQNQTLTKN is encoded by the coding sequence ATGATCAAAGCTCGCGACGGACGTATTTTATTTTTGATAAAAGCCCTGGTCGCGATGATCTTTATTGCCAAGATTTCGTTGGGAAGCTTTTTGCCGGTCCCGCGAAATTTTTCGTTCATCTTATTCCAGGCCGGTCTGCATCCGGTGGTGAATGTTTTTTTATGTGTGCTTTTCGGCGTGCCGCTGCTTTTACTTTTCTTGAAAGTGCGCGATCGCTATTCGCTCAGTCCTTTTTATAAGCTTTTTTTATTTTTGCTGACCTTAACCCTTTCTGTACAGACGGTTCTACAAACGCACTTTGTTAACACCCAAGAGTCTACCATCTTGCAGTTGGGGGCGGCGGGCATGGCCATCTTCATGATCATGGTTTATGGAGTTGCCATTCCCAGCCTATGGAGCCCCGAAGACTTTGTGCGTTTTGTGCAAAGATGGTCCGGCACTCTAGTTTTAATTTCGCTCGCTTTGTTATTGGTCGCGCCGGGAGCTGTTTTTAAAGGGGGACGCTTCATTGGCATCTTTAAACATATTCCGCACATGGTGACTTGTGCGACCATCGCTTTTGTTTTTTCGCTAGGAACTTTTTTAGTTGAAACCAAATCGAAACATAAGATTTGGAATGCATTGATTATTTTTACGAGCTTTGTCGCTGTGGTTTTAACGGGGACTCGGTCCTCGGCGGCGGCGGCGTTGTTGGCTTTTGTGGTGACGATGATCATGCATAAAACCCAATCCAATCAGGGGCGTATTTTTAAATTTGCTTTCATTTCATTGTTTGTGACTTTCACCCTTTTTTTTGGTCCGACGGTTTATGAATTTGCCCAAGGGATTGCTACCGGACAAAATTCCTTAGGAAACCGAGAAGCCCAAGACGGCGTGGCTTCCAGATGGGAAGAGGTCGAACGGGGCAGTGAAATTTTTATGGAGGAGCCGTGGCTTGGCCATGGTTTGCTTTCTAAATTCGCTGCCGGGAACGACGTTGACGTCTCAAACTATAATGCTATGAAAGACCCTCACAATATTTTCATTTCGGCCGGGGTTATAGGTGGGTGGCCATTCTTAGCTTTAAGTGGCTTTGCGCTTCTTATAATGACTATTGGCGCTTTAAAAACCCTTATGGTTTCCGATATATCCAAGCGCCAGATTGCGATTTATTTGTTGGCCCACATCCCCATCTTGGTGATCTATCACGTCCATTTGTCGATTGGCGGGATGGCCGACCGAATGTATTGGATGGTTTTCGGTTTTGTGGCGGCTAGCACCTTAAGATCCATTCAAAACCAGACTCTGACAAAAAATTGA
- a CDS encoding 50S ribosomal protein L11 methyltransferase, with amino-acid sequence MSENNYFRVRLSQVPAELEDIITTHCFESGASGVTEALIFTQPDLTYDPQILNVRNHEMDVFFPENPPKDFFDGLTGINALIRWNIYEEENKDWLEEWKKGFKPFKLIGDFWVVPSWLQPPPECKHAIYIDPGMAFGTGTHATTQMMAFFIHKLAEKYKNNIADWAMLDVGTGTAILAMLAQMSGMGLVAGIEIDPEARRVARENVKLNKLPEIDIPESQLEDIREQYDLVVANIIDGVLINIKKDLMRVLKPGGHMLLTGILEERDDHFFEKFIEGSGLTVIRRIEKDEWVGYWVQS; translated from the coding sequence ATGAGTGAGAATAATTATTTCCGTGTTCGTTTAAGCCAAGTTCCCGCTGAACTTGAAGACATCATCACCACACACTGTTTCGAATCAGGAGCTTCCGGCGTGACGGAGGCTCTTATTTTTACACAGCCTGATCTGACTTATGATCCGCAAATTTTGAACGTCCGCAATCACGAGATGGACGTTTTTTTTCCCGAAAATCCCCCTAAAGACTTCTTTGACGGCTTGACCGGCATCAATGCATTGATTCGCTGGAATATCTATGAAGAAGAAAACAAAGACTGGCTTGAAGAATGGAAGAAAGGCTTTAAACCTTTCAAATTGATTGGCGACTTCTGGGTTGTGCCTTCTTGGTTGCAACCACCTCCAGAATGCAAACATGCCATTTACATTGATCCGGGAATGGCCTTTGGGACCGGCACCCATGCGACCACTCAAATGATGGCCTTCTTTATTCATAAGCTCGCGGAAAAATATAAAAACAATATCGCCGATTGGGCCATGCTTGACGTGGGCACGGGCACAGCGATCTTAGCGATGCTGGCGCAAATGAGCGGCATGGGTCTTGTTGCCGGGATTGAAATTGATCCGGAAGCTCGCCGTGTGGCACGTGAAAATGTGAAACTGAACAAACTGCCAGAAATCGACATTCCAGAATCACAGCTTGAAGATATTCGCGAGCAATATGACCTGGTGGTCGCCAACATCATCGACGGTGTTTTGATTAATATTAAAAAAGATCTGATGCGCGTTTTAAAACCGGGTGGACATATGTTACTCACTGGAATTTTAGAAGAGCGTGATGATCATTTCTTTGAAAAATTCATCGAAGGCTCAGGCCTTACCGTCATTCGCCGCATTGAAAAAGACGAATGGGTTGGGTACTGGGTTCAGTCATGA
- a CDS encoding YkgJ family cysteine cluster protein, translating into MKYADVDRPSTWRPYKNGLCQGCSGSCCTMPVEIRLSDLIRLGVVTEDEAAGSVKKVAKRLTREGIITSYRQGTELFMLTQKANRDCLYLDSKTRLCTVYEKRPDTCRQFPAIGPRPGFCPGK; encoded by the coding sequence ATGAAATACGCTGACGTTGATCGGCCATCCACGTGGAGGCCTTATAAAAATGGATTATGCCAGGGGTGCTCGGGCAGTTGTTGTACAATGCCCGTGGAAATCCGTTTGTCTGACTTGATCCGTTTGGGGGTGGTGACGGAAGACGAGGCCGCGGGCAGTGTGAAAAAGGTGGCCAAGCGCCTGACTCGGGAAGGGATCATTACTTCGTACCGTCAGGGCACGGAGCTTTTTATGCTCACCCAAAAAGCCAATCGTGACTGTCTTTATCTCGACTCAAAAACCCGTCTTTGCACCGTTTATGAAAAGCGTCCCGATACGTGTCGCCAGTTTCCTGCCATTGGGCCGCGTCCCGGTTTTTGCCCCGGAAAATAA
- a CDS encoding polysaccharide deacetylase family protein has product MKNALLKFGVSVLAASTLAACQNNFEVSQNVKQAVLDNHSATNLLEWESSPSNPEILFEKWNAAVKNGEISEQDMSAKICAGLSSLSALELTLFENEIKKSENQYLVAPCKQALQKKLDDHYVSERAGLTVNVAQKDWSAGFRFPDNIQKRDTSMGYFAWSGDVAPKEIVLTFDDGPSNEHTESILKSLKEVNAKAIFFNQGKNALVNPQIVKKIAAEGHSIGSHSMSHACLASNAICQSKNGHMLTFEEATNEIRGAHQVIHGILGWVDPFFRFPYGEASPQLKDFLKTSQVGEFAWNMDSEDWRATSNEQLLNKALSEVARAGRGIILFHDIQRRTAEIMPQFLKEVYSRGYNIVLLQPADLQSRYNSKLVRKPNQP; this is encoded by the coding sequence ATGAAAAACGCACTTCTTAAGTTCGGAGTCAGCGTCTTGGCCGCTAGCACCCTGGCGGCTTGCCAAAATAATTTCGAAGTTTCCCAAAACGTGAAACAAGCTGTGCTCGACAATCACTCGGCCACCAACCTCTTAGAATGGGAAAGTTCGCCTTCTAATCCCGAAATCCTTTTTGAAAAATGGAATGCGGCTGTTAAAAATGGCGAAATTTCTGAACAAGACATGAGCGCAAAAATTTGCGCTGGCCTTTCAAGTCTTTCGGCATTAGAGCTGACACTTTTTGAAAATGAAATAAAGAAATCTGAAAATCAATATTTAGTGGCGCCGTGTAAACAAGCTTTACAAAAAAAATTGGACGACCACTACGTATCGGAGCGCGCAGGCCTGACGGTCAACGTAGCACAAAAGGATTGGTCAGCGGGTTTCCGCTTTCCTGACAATATTCAAAAACGCGATACATCGATGGGATACTTTGCGTGGTCAGGAGATGTGGCTCCAAAAGAAATCGTCCTGACCTTTGATGATGGGCCCAGCAACGAACACACTGAAAGCATTTTGAAATCCTTAAAAGAAGTAAATGCGAAAGCGATTTTCTTTAATCAAGGTAAGAACGCTTTAGTGAATCCCCAAATCGTTAAGAAGATTGCGGCCGAGGGTCATTCGATCGGCTCGCATTCTATGAGTCATGCGTGTTTGGCTTCAAACGCGATTTGCCAAAGCAAAAACGGCCATATGTTAACATTTGAGGAAGCGACCAATGAGATCCGCGGTGCTCATCAGGTGATTCACGGTATTTTGGGTTGGGTAGACCCTTTCTTCCGCTTTCCGTATGGCGAAGCCTCACCTCAGTTAAAAGACTTTTTAAAAACCAGCCAGGTGGGTGAGTTTGCGTGGAATATGGATAGTGAAGACTGGCGCGCGACTTCAAATGAGCAGCTTCTAAATAAAGCTTTATCGGAAGTAGCACGTGCGGGACGCGGAATTATCCTTTTCCATGATATCCAGCGCCGCACGGCGGAGATTATGCCTCAGTTTTTAAAAGAGGTTTATAGCCGCGGTTATAACATTGTTTTGCTTCAGCCCGCCGATTTACAGTCGCGCTATAACAGCAAGCTTGTGCGTAAACCCAATCAGCCGTAA
- a CDS encoding RsmE family RNA methyltransferase, with product MRRYWIEKKDLFQSQVNFTGDVFHHIFDVCRQEVGSKFEVLTEDSKAYFVEVTSVTKKNATAQILEERVIPTLKEPRIHLLLSISRFPVMDAVMEKAVELGVFRIHPFFSEFSFLRKGEKLSDNKLERWDKIVRSATQQSGRGDLMKIESPIHFDDIAGLINRNQGHAGLFAYEGSDQIPTLGIKDYVTKIKSAYPEGIRDLWIIVGSEGGFSQKEVQRFTDLGLDPVTLGPQVLRVETACMALVSVLKYDFDLMS from the coding sequence ATGAGACGTTACTGGATTGAGAAAAAAGATCTCTTCCAAAGCCAAGTGAATTTCACGGGCGACGTCTTTCATCATATCTTTGATGTGTGTCGCCAAGAAGTGGGCTCTAAGTTTGAAGTTCTGACCGAAGACTCAAAGGCCTACTTTGTTGAAGTCACTTCTGTGACTAAAAAAAATGCCACCGCTCAAATTTTAGAAGAGCGCGTGATACCCACTTTAAAAGAACCACGCATTCATTTACTGCTTTCTATCTCACGCTTTCCGGTCATGGATGCGGTGATGGAAAAAGCGGTCGAGCTGGGTGTTTTTAGAATTCATCCATTTTTTTCTGAGTTCAGCTTCCTACGTAAGGGCGAAAAACTTTCTGACAACAAGCTCGAACGTTGGGATAAGATTGTTCGCTCGGCCACCCAGCAATCCGGGCGGGGCGATTTAATGAAAATTGAGTCGCCAATTCATTTTGATGATATCGCTGGACTGATTAACCGAAATCAGGGGCACGCGGGTCTATTTGCATACGAGGGAAGTGACCAAATCCCGACTCTCGGCATCAAAGATTATGTCACGAAAATCAAATCTGCTTATCCGGAAGGCATTCGTGATCTCTGGATCATCGTCGGGAGCGAAGGTGGTTTTTCCCAGAAGGAAGTCCAGCGCTTTACAGACCTAGGCCTAGATCCAGTCACCTTGGGACCTCAGGTTTTGCGAGTTGAAACGGCTTGCATGGCCTTAGTATCAGTCCTAAAGTATGACTTTGATCTGATGTCTTAA